A portion of the Diprion similis isolate iyDipSimi1 chromosome 4, iyDipSimi1.1, whole genome shotgun sequence genome contains these proteins:
- the LOC124405742 gene encoding protein O-glucosyltransferase 2-like isoform X2, whose translation MKLFHLIFYCLCQYVIYATNNVVDEIIPSKTLVWGPGLHPDKIVMRARYIFLQLRDQNEKNSSISAGEEIISAQIQGKTLAGSPCHIWKQILDRKDGSFIVRYKLYQTCVNLQIVIRVKNEDVPASPYFFAGPVYEEECYCPNQDINDWLEKNQCPQNYSQIQADLQPFFSIDFDTLRKDIIKKFDRPYSVSICHYVIKLNKVYRQCYGQHVGFKTFMDSILLSLARKFVMPDIELFVNLGDWPLVSNTEKTYPIFSWCGSDDSKDIAMPSYDLTESTIENMGRVMLDMLSVQGNTKLPWAAKVEKAFWRGRDSCRERLDLIDIARKHPDLINASITNFFFFKNEIDKYGPRQNHTSFFNFFDWQLTDSPISSLVTPWYSNKNQSTTNFFTSNSGHMNIIFRLKRT comes from the exons ATGAAGCTTTTTCATCTGATATTCTACTGCCTGTGCCAATACGTGATTTACGCGACGAATAATGTTGTTGACGAAATCATTCCTTCAAAAACTCTCGTCTGGGGTCCTGGGCTCCATCCTGACAAAATTGTGATGCGAGCTCGCTACATATTCTTACAACTGCGGGATCAAAATGAGAAGAA CTCATCAATATCTGCAGGAGAAGAAATTATATCTGCCCAGATACAAGGCAAAACTCTTGCTGGGAGCCCGTGTCATATttggaaacaaattttagatCGTAAGGATGGGAGTTTTATCGTACGATACAAGCTTTACCAAACATGTGTGAATCTTCAAATTGTTATCAGGGTAAAGAACGAAGATGTGCCTGCTTCCCCATACTTTTTTGCCG GCCCTGTGTACGAGGAAGAATGTTATTGCCCAAACCAGGATATAAATGATTGGTTAGAGAAAAATCAATGCCCGCAAAACTACAGCCAAATACAGGCAGATCTACAACCTTTTTTCAGCATAGATTTTGACACTCTtagaaaagatattatcaaGAAGTTTGATCGCCCTTATAGCGTCAGTATATGTCATTATGTTATCAAACTAAACAAG GTTTACAGACAATGCTATGGACAACATGTTGGCTTCAAGACATTTatggattcaattttattgtcCTTGGCAAGAAAATTTGTCATGCCAGATATAGAGCTCTTTGTTAATCTGGGTGATTGGCCTCTAGTTTCAAACACTGAAAAAACTTACCCCATTTTCTCATGGTGTGGATCTGATGACTCCAAAGACATAGCTATGCCTTCTTACGACCTGACCGAATCAACTATAGAGAATATGGGAAG AGTGATGCTAGACATGCTGTCTGTACAGGGCAATACAAAGTTGCCATGGGCTGCTAAGGTAGAAAAAGCGTTTTGGCGTGGTCGTGATTCTTGTCGAGAACGATTGGATTTGATAGATATAGCTCGAAAACATCCCGATTTGATAAATGCTTCTATtacaaatttcttcttcttcaagaaTGAAATTGATAAGTATGGACCAAGGCAAAATCACActtcctttttcaatttttttgat TGGCAGCTTACAGATTCCCCTATCTCCTCGCTGGTGACTCCTTGGTATTCAAACAAGAATCAAAGtactacgaatttttttacaagcaACTCCGGCCATATGAACATTATATTCCGATTAAAAAGGACCTGA
- the LOC124405742 gene encoding protein O-glucosyltransferase 2-like isoform X1: MKLFHLIFYCLCQYVIYATNNVVDEIIPSKTLVWGPGLHPDKIVMRARYIFLQLRDQNEKNSSISAGEEIISAQIQGKTLAGSPCHIWKQILDRKDGSFIVRYKLYQTCVNLQIVIRVKNEDVPASPYFFAGPVYEEECYCPNQDINDWLEKNQCPQNYSQIQADLQPFFSIDFDTLRKDIIKKFDRPYSVSICHYVIKLNKVYRQCYGQHVGFKTFMDSILLSLARKFVMPDIELFVNLGDWPLVSNTEKTYPIFSWCGSDDSKDIAMPSYDLTESTIENMGRVMLDMLSVQGNTKLPWAAKVEKAFWRGRDSCRERLDLIDIARKHPDLINASITNFFFFKNEIDKYGPRQNHTSFFNFFDYKYQLNIDGSVAAYRFPYLLAGDSLVFKQESKYYEFFYKQLRPYEHYIPIKKDLTDLVEKIRWAKKHDNIAYKVSRNGQLFTRDNLMPLNIFCYHAVLFKEWSNRLKSKVIPLAGMEEVPQPESSCKCHHINAMRSKEEL; the protein is encoded by the exons ATGAAGCTTTTTCATCTGATATTCTACTGCCTGTGCCAATACGTGATTTACGCGACGAATAATGTTGTTGACGAAATCATTCCTTCAAAAACTCTCGTCTGGGGTCCTGGGCTCCATCCTGACAAAATTGTGATGCGAGCTCGCTACATATTCTTACAACTGCGGGATCAAAATGAGAAGAA CTCATCAATATCTGCAGGAGAAGAAATTATATCTGCCCAGATACAAGGCAAAACTCTTGCTGGGAGCCCGTGTCATATttggaaacaaattttagatCGTAAGGATGGGAGTTTTATCGTACGATACAAGCTTTACCAAACATGTGTGAATCTTCAAATTGTTATCAGGGTAAAGAACGAAGATGTGCCTGCTTCCCCATACTTTTTTGCCG GCCCTGTGTACGAGGAAGAATGTTATTGCCCAAACCAGGATATAAATGATTGGTTAGAGAAAAATCAATGCCCGCAAAACTACAGCCAAATACAGGCAGATCTACAACCTTTTTTCAGCATAGATTTTGACACTCTtagaaaagatattatcaaGAAGTTTGATCGCCCTTATAGCGTCAGTATATGTCATTATGTTATCAAACTAAACAAG GTTTACAGACAATGCTATGGACAACATGTTGGCTTCAAGACATTTatggattcaattttattgtcCTTGGCAAGAAAATTTGTCATGCCAGATATAGAGCTCTTTGTTAATCTGGGTGATTGGCCTCTAGTTTCAAACACTGAAAAAACTTACCCCATTTTCTCATGGTGTGGATCTGATGACTCCAAAGACATAGCTATGCCTTCTTACGACCTGACCGAATCAACTATAGAGAATATGGGAAG AGTGATGCTAGACATGCTGTCTGTACAGGGCAATACAAAGTTGCCATGGGCTGCTAAGGTAGAAAAAGCGTTTTGGCGTGGTCGTGATTCTTGTCGAGAACGATTGGATTTGATAGATATAGCTCGAAAACATCCCGATTTGATAAATGCTTCTATtacaaatttcttcttcttcaagaaTGAAATTGATAAGTATGGACCAAGGCAAAATCACActtcctttttcaatttttttgat TATAAATATCAATTGAATATCGATGGCTCAGTGGCAGCTTACAGATTCCCCTATCTCCTCGCTGGTGACTCCTTGGTATTCAAACAAGAATCAAAGtactacgaatttttttacaagcaACTCCGGCCATATGAACATTATATTCCGATTAAAAAGGACCTGACAGATCTTGTAGAGAAAATAAGATGGGCAAAAAAACATGACAATATTGCATACAAAGTATCTCGTAATGGACAATTATTTACCAGAGATAATTTGATGccattaaatatattttgctATCACGCTGTTTTGTTCAAG GAATGGAGTAATCGGTTAAAAAGTAAAGTAATTCCACTGGCTGGTATGGAAGAGGTACCGCAACCTGAGAGTTCCTGTAAATGTCATCATATAAATGCAATGAGATCTAAAGAAGAGCTTTAA